The Nitrososphaerota archaeon genomic interval CGAGGAAGAATCCACCCACTGTGAATATTGCGCCTATGATTGTGAACACGAGGACGAGGATTGAGCCGGTCTTGACCCTGGACTTGTCGGAGTTGTTCATCATGATTGATCCGATGACCATGATTATCCCGGAGACCAGGCCTATCCCGCCGACCGCTGCGACTGCTAGACCCACCCCTGGAAATCCTGCCATTCCGGCGTAGCTGCCAGCAACTGCTGATGCACCGGCGATAATGAGGCCGACGATGAGGTAGATGATTCCGCCTATGAGAGACAGAACGAAAGCCGCGGTTGGTTTCTCTGCCACGAAGTTTGCCCGGATGATTGTTATTTAAGGCTGGTCGGCTGGGCCCTGGTTAGGCCTATTGCCTCAATGCCCAAAGTGCGGCACTGAAAACAGGAAGCCTACGACAGAGTGGGTAGGAGGGGCGAAGACCTCCAAGCCGATGAAAGTACAGAGATTCGTGTGCAAATCGTGTGAGACCAGCTTCGTTGCATGGAAGGATTCGAAGACGGGCGAAAGCAGGTCGATGATGAGGAAGTAGCTCCGCGCCTACCTAGCGGCGAGGCGGCTCTTTGCTTCCCGTGAGCCGACCAATACGAGAACGGGCGCCACGATCTGTAGGAGTGGGATTATCGTGAAGATGGCCCCGGACCTGTGTGGGATTGAAGTACAAGCGAACCTAGGTCATGCGGTTGAACTCGAAGCCGCACTTCAGGCACCGCCTCATCCCCGGAGTGTCGGTGAGCACCTGTCTGGTGCCGCACCTCGGGCACTCGACAGTCCCATGGGGAGATTTGATGACGTTCGCGTGTTCAGCCCGCACCTTGTCGATGGCGTCTCTGTAAGCGTCGCGTCGATATCCGGGACTCAAGTCAGCCCGGTTAGAACCGTCCCGACTCTAAAGGTTGTCCTAATGGACTTCTTCGAGTGTGAAAGTGAATCTGGCCCCGGCGAACTCGCCGGTGCTGACCCTCTCCCAGGCGACCTTGTAGGTCTTGGTCACGTTCGCCCCGATTATGCTTATCTTGGTCGGGACTTCAGAGAAGAGCTTCTCCACCTTCGCGGGGTCTTTCGTGAAGATGAGGCTACGCCTCCGTTTCATCAGGTACTTTACTGCCACGTTCTGATGCGCATGTCCCTCGACAGGTATCTTTTCCGTGCCTATGTCTATCGTGAACGCTCTCTTTGCCAAATACAGCCCAACCCTGGGGAATGGATGGTAAATAGCTTCGCGGTCAAAACCTTTGAAGGGTTTGCTCGAAGGACGCGCAGTCGGCGACGGGCTCGCGGCTATCTTGCCGCGACCGCAGAACTGGGCGAAAGGACCAGAGACGGGCCCTCTTCTGCGCTTCGAGCGAACCTCGACAATAGCCGTCTGAAAGGGCTCACCTTCGACCTGTCGACGACCTCGAAGTCGAGGCTCAGGTTGCACGACAGTCGCCTTCCTTCCCTGATCGCCTTGGCGTGCGACTCGTCAAATGCAGTGTCATAGACCACGGCCTGTTGGGTTTGGCTCCCTAGGAACAATCCCGAGGAGGAGTAGATTGGTCGAACAAGCGTGACAGTACGCACAGGGACTCTCCTGCTCTTGACCAGGACACTGACCTTGCCGTATGGGCTCATGCTTGAGCCTCCTTGTCGCACAGGTCGAATTCTGTGCCCCAGGGATACGCGACGATTTTCAGGTAGGTCTTCCCGGAGCGGATCTTCTCCAGCAACTCGCCGGATACCTCTCCCAGGTCTTCTATGTGCCTCG includes:
- a CDS encoding transposase, translated to MSPGYRRDAYRDAIDKVRAEHANVIKSPHGTVECPRCGTRQVLTDTPGMRRCLKCGFEFNRMT